The Coccidioides posadasii str. Silveira chromosome 3, complete sequence genome contains a region encoding:
- a CDS encoding uncharacterized protein (EggNog:ENOG410PHKP~COG:G~TransMembrane:12 (i71-92o104-126i138-156o168-191i203-221o227-247i357-390o402-422i443-465o477-498i505-528o540-560i)~BUSCO:6706at33183) — translation MGLGVLDDRKLDHVPGTTYVLDDDSSSIEQIPSEMSHLKYDRSGPVPIILVPQPSDDPNDPLNWPLWRRDLILTILSLISVICATTSPLMAANTVTIAAEFERTFTDIALLTGYHLCAVGVAGFLFVPTARIWGKRHLFLLGNVIIIFSCAWAGASGTNYKSLLAARIFQGIGLAPFEALVNAAVGDLYFVHERGKRMAVSNVALFGGAFLTPVLVGKITASMGWAWTFNFVAIFAGLCLPFVFFFVPETAFRRATHLNTDFEGDAERNRNPRDVRYQEEMSNRTSDHSGSGTNGELQTDGKSDSANEKEMKEDTAITGTAGRPGAAKAAFLQSLRLFNGRKTDEDFFKLLLRPLPLFFHLGILWGCLIQGVIIGWTVFIGVVLAALFIGPPLWFNEVKTGYLYTGAFVGSLLGLILSGLLSDWSARVMIKFNRGKYEPEFRIVLVFPMLIFSCAGLYGFGYISGDITRYGWLPADIFFALVIIGMVLGAVASALYLVDAHRQIAVEAFTCLLVFKNMFSFVLTYFAYDWVVHGGQKQVFIIIASIQVGICLLSVPMYILGKRNRSFFHRHDILKILHLW, via the exons ATGGGCCTCGGGGTGCTTGACGACCGCAAGCTCGACCACGTACCCG GGACAACCTACGTCCTGGACGATGATAGCAGTTCGATCGAACAGATTCCGTCCGAGATGTCTCATCTCAAATACGACCGCAGCGGCCCCGTACCGATCATCCTTGTTCCTCAGCCCAGCGACGACCCGAACGACCCCTTG AATTGGCCGCTATGGCGCCGCGACTTGATCCTCACCATCCTCTCCCTCATCTCCGTCATCTGCGCAACTACAAGTCCTCTGATGGCCGCAAATACGGTCACCATTGCCGCCGAATTTGAACGTACCTTCACGGACATCGCCTTGCTCACCGGATACCATCTCTGTGCCGTCGGCGTGGCCGGCTTCCTTTTCGTCCCAACCGCCCGTATCTGGGGCAAGCGCCATCTATTCCTGCTCGGAAATGTGATCATAATCTTTAGTTGCGCCTGGGCTGGCGCCAGCGGAACCAATTACAAGAGTCTCCTTGCAGCACGCATATTCCAAGGAATTGGCCTGGCTCCGTTCGAAGCACTGGTGAATGCCGCCGTGGGGGATCTCTATTTCGTCCAC GAACGTGGAAAACGAATGGCTGTCTCGAACGTGGCTCTTTTCGGAGGAGCTTTCTTGACTCCTGTTCTCGTCGGCAAAATTACTGCGTCGATGGGCTGGGCATGGACGTTTAATTTTGTCGCCATATTCGCCGGCCTTTGTTTGCCCTTcgttttcttcttcgtccCCGAAACGGCATTCAGACGAGCGACCCACCTCAACACGGACTTTGAAGGTGATGCCGAGAGAAACCGTAACCCCAGGGATGTAAGGTATCAAGAGGAGATGTCAAATCGTACATCGGACCATTCCGGCAGTGGAACGAATGGAGAGCTCCAGACGGACGGAAAGTCAGACTCGGCAAATGAAAAGGAGATGAAAGAGGACACCGCTATCACCGGAACGGCAGGGCGACCTGGCGCTGCAAAAGCAGCATTTTTACAATCCCTGCGATTATTTAATGGCCGGAAGACAGATGAAGACTTTTTCAAGCTGCTTCTGCGGCCGTTGCCGCTTTTCTTCCATCTTGGGATCCTTTGG GGCTGTCTGATCCAAGGAGTCATCATTGGGTGGACTGTGTTCATCGGTGTAGTCCTGGCTGCACTCTTCATAGGCCCACCCCTATGGTTCAATGAGGTCAAAACAGGTTACCTTTACACAGGCGCCTTTGTCGGCTCGCTCCTGGGTCTGATCCTCTCGGGCCTGCTGTCCGACTGGTCCGCTAGGGTCATGATCAAATTCAATAGAGGCAAATATGAGCCTGAGTTTCGCATTGTCCTCGTTTTTCCCATGCTTATCTTCAGCTGTGCCGGCCTGTATGGGTTTGGGTATATCTCCGGGGACATTACAAGATACGGATGGCTTCCGGCCGATATTTTCTTCGCACTGGTGATTATTGGAATGGTGCTGGGTGCCGTGGCAAGCGCATTGTACCTAGTCGATGCTCATC GCCAAATCGCTGTTGAGGCATTCACCTGCCTTCTCGTGTTTAAGAATATGTTTAGCTTTGTCCTTACATACTTCGCATACGATTGGGTTGTTCATGGTGGTCAAAAGCAGGTATTCATCATTATTGCCAGCATCCAGGTGGGCATCTGCCTCCTGAGTGTTCCAATGT ACATTCTAGGGAAACGTAACCGCTCCTTTTTCCACCGGCATGATATCCTTAAGATCCTGCACTTGTGGTAG
- a CDS encoding uncharacterized protein (EggNog:ENOG410PVPT~COG:S~TransMembrane:8 (i35-57o77-97i109-129o135-158i170-192o204-225i258-278o323-344i)): protein MTDEAHHPQTTNEGGGVSGEVTSPASWYMITYSNAWFQVVLISFICFCCPGQLRAYSSEMYIALNGLGGSGQVDETVAANSNVALLSATAATALFLVGPIFSIIGPRACWLLGGWTYGLYSVSLLNFNIRNNGGFVIAAGAILGIGASFLWVAQGAIMTSYVSESQKGRAIAVFWIIFNLGGMIGSLVSFGLNFHSKSGTVSNSTHIAIMVIMFFGWAIGVFICPPTRIRLAQLKMAEEEVVHQPFFDKIRTIAKTLFTFKIVCILPLFFCANVFYSYQQNNVNGTTFNIRYGFQKWEDKRLAQGLKQDIDYAMDADIAVGPIFLYFFYGAYDALWQSFCYWLIGTMSNSAAITAVLVGAYKTFQAAGGAMAWRINALHKPPMTQFAMDWGLCIDALVLAVSTLWSVTLTSVGHEAGGETDMKREVEGTGNIAGK from the exons ATGACTGACGAAGCCCATCACCCCCAAACCACCAACGAGGGCGGTGGAGTGAGCGGTGAAGTTACCTCTCCTGCCTCATGGTACATGATTACCTACAGCAATGCCTGGTTCCAGGTTGTCTTGATCAGCTTTATTTGCTTCTGCTGCCCTGGA CAATTGCGAGCTTACTCCTCCGAGATGTACATTGCGCTCAATGGACTGGGTGGCTCGGGACAAGTGGACGAAACCGTTGCAGCAAACTCGAACGTTGCCCTCCTCTCTGCGACTGCCGCTACCGCGTTGTTTTTAGTTGGTCCCATTTTCTCCATTATCGGCCCGCGGGCGTGCTGGCTCTTGGGCGGATGGACATATGGCCTCTACAGTGTAAGTTTGCTGAACTTTAACA TTCGAAATAATGGCGGCTTTGTCATCGCTGCTGGTGCGATTCTCGGTATCGGTGCCTCGTTCCTCTGGGTCGCGCAGGGAGCGATCATGACCTCCTACGTCTCCGAATCTCAAAAGGGGCGAGCTATCGCGGTCTTCTGGATTATCTTCAACCTTGGCGGTATGATCGGCTCGCTGGTTAGCTTCGGCCTGAATTTTCATTCCAAGTCCGGCACCGTCTCGAACAGCACACACATCGCCATCATGGTGATCATGTTTTTCGGGTGGGCGATTGGAGTCTTCATCTGCCCACCAACTCGCATCCGGCTCGCGCAGCTCAAAATGGCCGAAGAAGAAGTCGTTCATCAGCCCTTTTTCGACAAAATTCGAACCATCGCCAAAACGCTCTTCACCTTCAAAATCGTCTGCATCCTCCCGCTCTTCTTCTGCGCCAACGTCTTCTACTCCTACCAACAAAACAACGTCAACGGCACTACCTTCAACATCC GGTACGGGTTCCAGAAATGGGAAGACAAGCGCCTGGCTCAGGGACTCAAGCAAGACATCGACTACGCCATGGACGCAGATATCGCCGTCGGCCCGATATTCCTGTACTTTTTCTACGGCGCGTACGACGCCTTGTGGCAGTCGTTCTGCTACTGGTTGATCGGGACAATGTCGAATTCTGCCGCCATCACGGCGGTGTTGGTAGGCGCGTACAAGACTTTTCAGGCTGCTGGCGGTGCGATGGCATGGAGGATCAATGCGCTGCATAAGCCGCCGATGACGCAGTTTGCTATGGACTGGGGGTTGTGTATTGACGCCCTCGTGTTGGCGGTCTCGACGCTGTGGTCTGTTACCTTGACAAGTGTGGGCCATGAAGCTGGCGGTGAGACAGACATGAAAAGGGAAGTAGAGGGAACGGGGAATATCGCTGGTAAATGA
- a CDS encoding uncharacterized protein (EggNog:ENOG410PSV6~COG:G) translates to MVDLEASNLELEQRSLNIIRKLSASSCPSTDAELDARLACREGSVKLALAALALEITPEEARRRLEAANGCHAGVLTGRLKPGGITPHEKGPPLAMYVDGGGTKCAAVVVTREGRMAKGCAGPCNV, encoded by the coding sequence ATGGTTGATCTTGAAGCTTCTAATCTCGAACTTGAGCAACGGTCTCTAAATATCATTCGCAAGCTGAGCGCATCCTCGTGCCCGTCTACTGATGCAGAGCTCGACGCTCGATTAGCATGCCGTGAAGGTAGTGTCAAGTTGGCGCTTGCTGCTCTGGCATTGGAAATAACGCCTGAAGAGGCCCGCAGACGGCTAGAAGCTGCCAATGGCTGTCATGCGGGAGTCCTGACCGGCAGGTTAAAACCAGGTGGAATTACGCCGCATGAAAAAGGGCCTCCGTTGGCTATGTATGTTGACGGTGGAGGCACCAAATGCGCAGCGGTGGTGGTTACGCGGGAGGGACGGATGGCAAAAGGATGCGCAGGACCGTGTAATGTGTAA
- a CDS encoding uncharacterized protein (EggNog:ENOG410PYHH~TransMembrane:7 (o33-53i74-94o100-128i148-172o192-214i226-245o265-287i)): protein MAPRRGGFGGGGGGFSGGSACPSSAFSSDYSRIILAFTALWLIVDLVLACTVASRKKRILNAGHAKESLQWAMIHMSINFMLLCNILFLVSLVLNECGISYYAVTGVNISAIWLDGLAILILYGLILVPVCRQLHQVAGYIMARVVTVAHFTLMLFLSSILISYLSVTTAVLDGIGSRYRTTFALSDARRGLIITFDVFAVIGMLMAVFSIATAMTRSKQLRSGNMAIWTSLLIVASLGLATARLGDNTYSFFPSRFTSDPRGRLLAGTFVTDFFYAMTFLCVLFVASNPALTTSDQNTASAPVEPVAPQTDAVPIPVAVPAPNGETKDYYTPLPVDHSATPPPHQQQTQMYQQPQQQQQQQYQAVPPPRPYYS, encoded by the exons ATGGCTCCCAGACGCGGAGGCTTTGGCGGAGGCGGCGGTGGCTTCTCAGGAGGCAGCGCCTGTCCCAGCTCCGCCTTTTCGTCAGATTACTCGAGGATCATTCTGGCATTTACCGCCCTCTGGCTGATCGTCGACCTTGTCCTCGCATGCACGGTTGCATCGCGGAAGAAGCGCATTCTCAACGCTGGCCATGCAAAAGAGAGCTTACAGTGGGCCATGATTCATATGTCCATTAATTTCATGCTCCT ATGTAACATCCTGTTTCTTGTCAGCCTTGTTCTAAATGAGTGCGGCATATCATACTATGCAGTCACAGGCGTTAATATCTCTGCGATATGGCTTGATGGTCTCGCCATCCTCATTCTCTACGGCCTCATTCTGGTCCCTGTTTGCAGACAATTACACCAGGTTGCTGGGTACATCATGGCCAGGGTCGTCACCGTTGCTCATTTCACACTTATGCTTTTCCTGAGCAGTATCCTCATTTCATATCTCTCTGTTACGACCGCTGTATTGGATGGGATCGGGTCTAGATATAGGACTACTTTTGCTCTGTCTGACGCCCGACGGGGATTGATAATCACCTTTGACGTGTTCGCCGTGATTGGCATGCTCATGGCGGTCTTCAGCATCGCCACTGCGATGACCCGCTCGAAACAACTGCGAAGCGGG AACATGGCGATATGGACCTCGCTCCTTATTGTTGCGAGTCTGGGCCTCGCAACCGCTCGATTGGGCGACAACACCTACAGTTTTTTCCCCTCGAGGTTTACCTCTGATCCTAGGGGTCGTCTCCTTGCCGGAACTTTCGTCACGGACTTCTTTTATGCGATGACATTCCTCTGCGTTTTGTTCGTCGCGTCGAATCCTGCATTAACTACGTCCGATCAGAACACTGCTTCTGCCCCTGTGGAACCTGTCGCACCCCAAACCGACGCTGTTCCTATCCCAGTGGCTGTACCGGCGCCCAATGGCGAAACGAAGGACTACTACACGCCATTGCCAGTGGATCACAGTGCCACACCACCACCACATCAGCAACAGACGCAAATGTATCAGCAGCctcagcaacagcaacagcagcagtACCAAGCGGTGCCGCCTCCGCGACcctactattcttga
- a CDS encoding uncharacterized protein (SECRETED:SignalP(1-18)~EggNog:ENOG410PMG2~COG:H) has product MVALKALAFGLFLSRVLAVPTPVESSTSPSDTPPTASPSTPEAQAQLEQLSSIAYNVSRSNLETGSQTKRSGGCSLSNLRVRREWSTFTARQRKSYIDAVLCLQSLPARTPSSIAAGAKTRYDDFVAVHIQQTLTIHYTGTFLAWHRYFTWQYEQALRNECSYTGAFPYWDWPLSAVIGLENHPLFDGSDTSMSGNGEPIPNKGDIFLHLGDLPSIRLPSGTGGGCVTSGPFKNFKVNLGPAALVLPGDRTEAVANPLDYNPRCLKRDLTDAIVRKFANATAVVDLILRRKTIESFQMNMQGIPGSGSIGVHGGGHYAMGGDPGRDVFVSPGDPAFFFHHAMIDRVWWIWQNLDLKNRQNAIHGTGTFLNDPPSPDTTLDTMVDLGYAGGPMLPMRDLMSTINGPFCYVYL; this is encoded by the exons ATGGTTGCCCTGAAAGCCTTAGCCTTCGGGCTTTTCCTCTCTCGGGTGCTTGCTGTGCCAACACCTGTGGAAAGCAGTACCTCGCCCTCAGATACTCCGCCTACTGCGTCTCCCTCCACCCCAGAGGCCCAGGCCCAACTCGAACAGCTGTCGTCTATCGCGTACAATGTGAGCAGGTCGAATCTTGAAACCGGCTCGCAGACGAAACGCAGCGGGGGCTGCAGCTTGTCAAATCTCAGAGTGCGTCGTGAATG GTCCACATTTACGGCAAGGCAGAGGAAGAGTTATATCGATGCTGTCCTTTGTCTGCAGAGCTTGCCCGCCAGGACGCCATCCAGCATTGCCGCGGGAGCAAAGACTCGCTATGACGATTTCGTCGCTGTCCATATCCAGCAGACCTTGACCATCCACTATACC GGCACATTCCTTGCGTGGCACAGGTATTTCACCTGGCAATACGAGCAGGCTCTTCGCAATGAATGCTCCTACACTGGCGCCTTCCC GTACTGGGATTGGCCGCTTTCAGCAGTAATTGGCCTGGAAAACCATCCCCTTTTCGACGGCAGCGACACGTCCATGTCTGGTAATGGGGAGCCGATCCCCAACAAGGGTGATATTTTTCTTCATCTCGGAGATCTACCCTCAATCCGGCTGCCTTCGGGCACTGGTGGCGGATGTGTCACTAGCGGTCCATTCAAGAACTTCAAAGTGAACCTTGGCCCCGCTGCGCTCGTCCTCCCAGGCGACAGAACCGAAGCGGTTGCTAACCCACTGGACTACAACCCCCGCTGCTTGAAACGTGACCTCACAGATGCCATAGTTCGAAAGTTTGCCAACGCTACCGCTGTTGTGGATTTGATCCTCCGCAGGAAAACTATTGAAAGTTTCCAGATGAACATGCAAGGTATTCCTGGGAGCGGTTCCATCGGTGTTCATGGCGGCGGTCACTACGCCATGGGTGGCGATCCGGGCCGCGATGTCTTTGTCTCACCCGGTGATCCAgcctttttctttcaccATGCGATGATAGATCGCGTGTGGTGGATCTGGCAGAATTTGGATCTGAAGAATCGTCAGAATGCGATCCACGGGACAGGCACATTCTTGAACGATCCCCCGTCCCCTGACACGACACTCGACACGATGGTTGATCTGGGGTATGCGGGTGGCCCGATGCTTCCAATGCGCGACCTGATGAGTACGATAAATGGGCCCTTCTGCTATGTGTATTTGTAA